The genomic segment GTCGTCCAGGATGCCGCCGTCCGCACGGACGATCATCGTGTAGCGGGCCCGGCCGACGCCGACCGTGCCGATGTTGCCGACGAGCGCGTGGTTCAGGAAGCGGACCGCCTCGGGGCCGGTGACGGCGATCTCACCCATGTGGGAGAGGTCGAAGAGCCCGGCGCGGGTGCGCACCGCGTTGTGCTCGTCACGCTCGCTGGCGTACCGCAGCGGCATGTCCCAGCCCGCGAAGTCGGTCATGGTCGCGCCCAGCGAGCGATGCAGCGCGTCGAGGGCGGTCGTACGGGGGGCGGTGCTCATGAGGTGTGGCTCCCAGGGCGCAGGGCATGACGACGAGGACGGTCCCTCCCCATCTGTCATCGGAACCTGAGAGGTTCGCCGAGAGGCCCCTGACGGGTCGGCTTGCACCTTGGGTGGAGCCGGTGAACGGCTCGCTTTTCAGATCTGCCTCATCCACGCGGTACGGGGCCTGAGAGATTCAAGGGAGGAACTTGCTCCTTCGGCGCCCGGCACACACGGTGGCCGGAACTCTCCCGCGTGGATTCAAACGGCCGGTATGCAGTTGCGGGCACATCATCGCACGCAGGACGGACCGCCTCGGCGCCCGGTACCCCAACCCCCTGCCACCGCCCGGCCTCCCGTCCGGGACACTTGCCGCGCATTACCTTTTCTTTACACTTTGTGGGCAGGTGCTGGGGTGACTCGACAGGGGGAGTGCCGATGTCGTTGCGACCGTACGCGGGGGTGGTGCGGAGGGCGGTCGCGGTGCGGCAGGCACCACCCGCCGCCGAGAAGGGGCCGCCGGCCGTGCGCGACCTGCGCGGCGGGACGGGAGACGGACCGCGGCGGCTGGAATTCACCCCCGGGGACGTCGTCGTCGTCTCCGGGCTGCCCGGCAGCGGCAAGTCCACCCTGATCCGGCGCGCGGTCGCCGCCCGCGCCATCGACTCCCAGGACACCCGGGACCGCTTCACCGCGGCCCTGCCCCGCTTACTCCCGTACGCCCTCTACCGCCCCCTGGTCCGCGCCGCCCACTACTACGGGCTGCTGCGCGCGCTCCGCTCCGGCGAGGCGGTCGTCGTCCACGACTGCGGCACCCAGGCCTGGGTGCGCCGCTGGCTGGCCCGCCACGCGGTGCGCCGGGGCCGCACCCTCCACCTGGTGCTGCTCGACGTGACCCCCGAGGCGGCCCGGGCCGGCCAGCGCGCACGCGGACGCGGCGTCTCCGGGTACGCCTTCGCCCGGCACCGGCGCGCGGTCGGCCGGCTGCTGCGCGACGCGGAGCGCGGCCGGCTGCCCCCGGGCTGCGCCTCCGCCGTGCTGCTCGACCGCCCGGCGGCCGGGGCGCTGCGGTCCATCGCCTTCCCGCTCCCGCCCGGGGGCGGGGCCCCGTCGGTACCTGCGCCGGTGCGTGTGCCGGTGCCGGGACGCCGACGCCCGTCGGCGGTTACTGTTTCTGCCGCAGGACACGGTCGAGTAGAGGACACAGAGGCAGTGGACATCCCGGCACAGATGCCGCCCCAGCAGCTCCAGGGGTGGCCGGCGAACGAGCTCGAAGAAGTACTCAGCGCCTCGCTGGGCGTCCCCGAGGCGGCCGGCCGCCTCGTCGAGGTGCTCGGCCGCAGCCAGGTCTGGATTCCGCTCCCCAACGGCGGCAGCCCCGCCAGCGCCGACCTCGACCTGCCGACGGTCGAGCTCGACGGCGCCGCCTTCGTCCCCGTCTTCAGCTCCGAGGCACAGTTCCTCAGCTGTGTCGGCACCCACCTCTCCTTCGCCGTCGCGCCCGCCCGCGACTTCGCGCGCGGACTGCCCCCGCAACTCGGCATCGCGGTGAACCCGGGCGGCGCGGTCGGGCTCCCGCTGCCCCCCGCCGCCGTCGCCGAGCTCTGCCGCACCGGGAACACCCCGCTGGACGGACCGGCCGGCGGCGGCCGGGTGCGGCTGTGGGAGCCGGACTGGAAGGAGGAGCCGGTCGACTTCCTCGCCGCCGTCTCCGCCGAGTTCCGGCAGACCGGTCTGGTCGCCACCGCCCGGCGGGCCCTGGCCAGCATCGAGGGCGGCGACCCCGTCCTCTTCATCGGTGTCTCCGGATTCCCGGCGTCGATGTGGGACGAGACGACCCGGAGCGTCCCCCTGGACGCGCTGGGCC from the Streptomyces sp. NBC_01335 genome contains:
- a CDS encoding enhanced serine sensitivity protein SseB — protein: MDIPAQMPPQQLQGWPANELEEVLSASLGVPEAAGRLVEVLGRSQVWIPLPNGGSPASADLDLPTVELDGAAFVPVFSSEAQFLSCVGTHLSFAVAPARDFARGLPPQLGIAVNPGGAVGLPLPPAAVAELCRTGNTPLDGPAGGGRVRLWEPDWKEEPVDFLAAVSAEFRQTGLVATARRALASIEGGDPVLFIGVSGFPASMWDETTRSVPLDALGRALGRVQVPWPVNLVLLDVAQDPVGDWMVEKVRPFFQ